One window of Cryptosporangium aurantiacum genomic DNA carries:
- a CDS encoding ParA family protein: MSTNPVMSDDSGALEQATLDLATLGIVNEPRRSRRPDEGLQAKSGHGPARVIALCNQKGGVGKTTSTINLGAALAECDQRVLLVDFDPQGALSVGLGVNAYDLELTVYNLLMQSGVRTEDVLVKTNVTGLDLLPSNIDLSAAEVQLVSEVAREQTLDRALRQVRDDYDYILIDCQPSLGLLTVNALTAAHGVIVPLECEFFSLRGLAMLIDTIEKVKDRLNPDLELDGILATMYDSRTVHSRQVLSRVVEAFGDKVYDTVISRTVRFPETTVAGEPITTWAPGSGGAKAYRALAREVLAR; encoded by the coding sequence ATGTCAACGAACCCGGTGATGAGCGACGACTCGGGCGCTCTGGAGCAGGCCACCCTCGACCTGGCGACCTTGGGCATCGTCAACGAGCCGCGGCGATCCCGCCGGCCGGACGAGGGTCTGCAGGCCAAAAGCGGTCACGGCCCGGCTCGGGTCATCGCGCTCTGCAATCAGAAGGGTGGCGTCGGCAAGACCACCAGCACGATCAACCTGGGCGCGGCGCTGGCCGAGTGCGACCAGCGTGTGCTGCTGGTCGACTTCGACCCGCAGGGTGCGCTCTCGGTCGGGCTCGGTGTCAACGCCTACGACCTCGAGCTGACCGTCTACAACCTGCTCATGCAGTCCGGCGTGCGCACCGAGGACGTGCTGGTCAAGACGAACGTCACCGGGCTCGACTTACTGCCGTCCAACATCGACCTGTCGGCAGCCGAGGTGCAGCTGGTCAGCGAGGTGGCCAGGGAGCAGACGCTCGACCGTGCGCTGCGGCAGGTCCGCGACGACTACGACTACATCCTGATCGACTGCCAGCCGTCGCTGGGTTTGCTGACGGTCAACGCGCTCACCGCGGCGCACGGCGTGATCGTTCCGCTGGAGTGTGAGTTCTTCTCGCTCCGTGGTCTGGCCATGCTGATCGACACGATCGAGAAGGTGAAGGACCGGCTCAACCCGGATCTGGAGCTGGACGGCATCCTGGCGACGATGTACGACTCGCGCACCGTCCACTCGCGCCAGGTACTGTCCCGCGTCGTGGAGGCGTTCGGCGACAAGGTGTACGACACGGTGATCTCGCGTACGGTCCGGTTCCCGGAGACGACGGTCGCGGGTGAGCCGATCACGACGTGGGCCCCAGGGTCCGGCGGTGCCAAGGCGTACCGGGCGCTGGCCCGCGAGGTGCTCGCCAGGTGA
- a CDS encoding segregation and condensation protein A, protein MSESGPDSAVGAAVAEDGPSGGPPRGSGYGEKFHIRLENFEGPFDLLLQLISKHKLDVTEVALSQVTDDFIAHIRGMGDEWDLGQVSEFLLIAATLLDLKAARLLPAAEVEDEEDLALLEARDLLFARLLQYRAFKQVASFLAERERDGATRWPRAVQLEARFAAAMPEVLLGLGPEQFARLAVQAMTPKPVPTVSIDHIHAPRVSVREHAAILRERLARLGQASFRALCSDCANTLEIVARFLALLELYREGVLLFDQVEPLGELHVRWVGGSERVAVEIDEYGSDADAAAAAQALPEQTGVLPAGASSSGVSPAEASAADALSAGASAAGASAAGASSAGASSAGASAAEPARAEQAPPMVPASRSAPPIETKERG, encoded by the coding sequence GTGAGCGAGAGCGGTCCGGACAGCGCTGTGGGCGCAGCCGTCGCCGAGGATGGTCCGTCGGGCGGCCCGCCCCGCGGCAGCGGGTACGGCGAGAAGTTCCACATCCGGCTGGAGAACTTCGAGGGCCCGTTCGACCTGCTGCTGCAACTGATCAGCAAGCACAAGCTGGACGTCACCGAGGTCGCGCTCAGCCAGGTCACCGACGACTTCATCGCGCATATCCGCGGGATGGGGGACGAGTGGGACCTGGGTCAGGTCAGCGAGTTCCTGCTGATCGCCGCGACACTGCTCGACCTGAAGGCCGCCCGGTTGCTGCCCGCCGCCGAGGTCGAGGACGAGGAGGACCTGGCGCTGCTGGAGGCCCGCGACCTGCTGTTCGCGCGGCTGCTGCAGTACCGGGCGTTCAAGCAGGTGGCCAGCTTCCTGGCCGAGCGGGAGCGGGACGGGGCGACGCGCTGGCCCCGTGCGGTGCAACTCGAGGCACGGTTCGCGGCGGCCATGCCGGAGGTGCTGCTCGGGCTCGGTCCGGAGCAGTTCGCCCGGCTCGCGGTGCAGGCGATGACGCCGAAGCCGGTGCCGACGGTCTCCATCGATCACATCCACGCGCCCCGGGTGTCGGTGCGCGAGCATGCGGCGATCCTGCGGGAGCGGCTGGCCCGGCTGGGGCAGGCGTCGTTCCGGGCGCTCTGCTCGGACTGCGCGAACACGCTGGAGATCGTGGCGCGCTTCCTGGCGCTGCTCGAGCTGTACCGGGAGGGTGTCCTGCTGTTCGACCAGGTCGAGCCGCTGGGCGAGCTCCACGTACGCTGGGTCGGAGGGAGCGAGCGGGTCGCGGTCGAGATCGACGAGTACGGCAGCGACGCGGACGCTGCGGCGGCGGCGCAGGCCTTGCCGGAGCAGACGGGTGTTTTGCCTGCGGGCGCTTCGTCGTCGGGCGTCTCGCCGGCGGAGGCTTCGGCGGCGGACGCTCTGTCGGCGGGTGCGTCGGCGGCGGGTGCGTCGGCGGCGGGCGCGTCGTCGGCCGGTGCTTCTTCGGCCGGTGCTTCGGCGGCGGAGCCGGCGCGGGCCGAGCAGGCGCCGCCTATGGTGCCGGCCAGCCGGTCCGCTCCACCGATTGAGACGAAGGAACGCGGGTGA
- the scpB gene encoding SMC-Scp complex subunit ScpB: protein MNEETPADGKPSAAVGSEVPAAVAEAAAEAAFVGSAAEAADAEAAVAGFAAEAAAADAEAAVAGFAAEAAAADADAEAAAVGFAAEAAAAESAVAAAAAEAAADAVADAVADADAAVAAAAEGALFAVPEDAQRDRIEPALEAILLVVDEPVPEGLLAQTLGCPVDAVTRALRGLAEEYTAAGRGFELRQLGGGWRLYTRSEYAPYVERFVLEGQQARLTQAALETLAVIAYKQPVTRSAVAAIRGVSVDGVIRTLLSRGLIEECGTDPETGGHQFRTTVLFLEKLGLNSLDELPALAPLLPGMDALDDVIAAS, encoded by the coding sequence GTGAACGAGGAGACACCGGCCGACGGGAAGCCGTCGGCCGCGGTGGGGTCGGAGGTTCCGGCTGCCGTCGCGGAGGCTGCTGCGGAGGCGGCTTTCGTGGGGTCCGCCGCGGAGGCTGCGGACGCGGAGGCTGCGGTCGCGGGGTTTGCCGCGGAGGCCGCGGCTGCGGACGCGGAGGCTGCGGTCGCGGGGTTTGCCGCGGAGGCCGCGGCTGCGGACGCGGACGCGGAGGCTGCGGCCGTGGGGTTTGCCGCGGAGGCCGCGGCTGCGGAGTCGGCCGTGGCGGCTGCGGCCGCGGAGGCCGCTGCGGATGCGGTCGCGGACGCGGTCGCGGACGCGGACGCGGCTGTGGCGGCTGCGGCGGAGGGCGCGCTGTTCGCGGTTCCGGAGGACGCGCAGCGGGACCGGATCGAGCCCGCGCTGGAGGCGATCCTGCTGGTCGTGGACGAGCCGGTGCCCGAGGGCCTGCTCGCCCAGACGCTGGGATGCCCGGTCGACGCGGTCACCAGGGCGCTGCGCGGGCTGGCGGAGGAGTACACCGCCGCCGGACGCGGATTCGAGCTGCGTCAGCTCGGGGGTGGCTGGCGTCTCTACACCCGGTCGGAATACGCACCGTACGTCGAACGGTTCGTTCTGGAGGGCCAGCAGGCCCGGCTCACTCAGGCGGCGCTCGAGACGCTGGCGGTGATCGCCTACAAGCAGCCGGTCACCCGGTCGGCGGTGGCGGCGATCCGCGGTGTCTCGGTCGACGGGGTGATCCGTACCCTGCTCTCCCGCGGATTGATCGAGGAGTGCGGCACCGACCCGGAGACCGGTGGGCACCAGTTCCGGACGACGGTGCTCTTCCTCGAAAAGCTCGGTTTGAACTCACTGGACGAATTGCCGGCGCTCGCGCCGCTCCTGCCCGGAATGGATGCCCTGGATGATGTCATCGCCGCGTCGTAA
- a CDS encoding pseudouridine synthase: protein MWEEEEGDPNWAAKLDEPKEGDRLQKVLAAAGVGSRRACEELIEEGRVSVDGEVVRVQGKRVDPLTAVIHVDGQRVIVDDRMVYLAFNKPKGVLSAMTDDKGRPTVGDYVADRDTRVFHVGRLDAESEGLLLLTNDGALSHRLTHPSYGVLKTYLAEVPGPMQSDVRKRLLEGVDLEDGLVKVDKFRVVDNLPGKLLVEVVIHEGRKHVVRRLLEEVGHPVSRLVRTSIGAVQLASLKPGKFRHLNREEIGRLHSEVGL from the coding sequence GTGTGGGAAGAGGAAGAGGGCGACCCGAACTGGGCCGCGAAGCTCGACGAACCGAAGGAAGGCGACCGCCTTCAGAAGGTCCTCGCCGCCGCGGGCGTCGGGTCGCGCCGCGCGTGCGAGGAGCTGATCGAGGAGGGGCGGGTCAGCGTCGACGGCGAGGTCGTCCGGGTCCAGGGCAAGCGGGTCGACCCGCTGACCGCGGTGATCCACGTCGACGGCCAGCGGGTGATCGTCGACGACCGGATGGTCTACCTGGCGTTCAACAAGCCCAAGGGCGTGCTGTCCGCGATGACCGACGACAAGGGCCGCCCCACCGTGGGTGACTACGTCGCCGACCGGGACACCCGGGTGTTCCACGTCGGTCGCCTGGACGCCGAGTCCGAGGGGCTGCTGCTGCTCACCAACGACGGCGCGCTCTCGCACCGCCTGACCCACCCGTCGTACGGCGTGCTGAAGACCTACCTGGCCGAGGTCCCCGGGCCGATGCAGAGCGACGTCCGCAAGCGGCTGCTGGAGGGCGTCGACCTGGAGGACGGGCTGGTGAAGGTCGACAAGTTCCGGGTCGTCGACAACCTGCCCGGCAAGCTGCTCGTCGAGGTCGTCATCCACGAGGGCCGCAAGCACGTGGTCCGGCGGCTGCTCGAGGAGGTCGGGCACCCGGTGAGTCGCCTGGTCCGGACGTCGATCGGCGCGGTGCAGCTGGCCAGCCTCAAGCCCGGTAAGTTCCGCCACCTCAACCGTGAGGAGATCGGCCGCCTGCACTCCGAGGTGGGCCTGTAG
- the aroH gene encoding chorismate mutase encodes MAVRAVRGAIQVDENSRDAILEGTTELIKAVLHRNSITPDDLISVIFTATPDLDAEFPAYAARLLGFTDVPLLCTTEIGVPGSMPRVLRLLAHVETETPRSGLHHVYLRGAAALRRDLPQ; translated from the coding sequence GTGGCGGTCAGGGCTGTGCGCGGTGCGATCCAGGTCGACGAGAACTCGCGGGACGCGATCCTGGAGGGAACGACCGAGTTGATCAAGGCGGTGCTGCACCGTAACTCGATCACCCCGGACGACCTGATCAGCGTCATCTTCACCGCGACGCCGGACCTGGACGCCGAGTTCCCGGCCTACGCGGCGCGCCTGCTGGGCTTCACCGACGTGCCGCTGCTGTGCACGACCGAGATCGGGGTCCCGGGGTCGATGCCACGGGTGCTGCGGCTGCTGGCACACGTCGAGACCGAGACGCCGCGCTCCGGTCTGCACCACGTCTACCTGCGTGGGGCGGCCGCTCTGCGCAGGGATCTGCCGCAGTGA
- a CDS encoding TVP38/TMEM64 family protein has protein sequence MSSPALRAVALGLLLLVLVAVLLTSGVPEPSQLRAFVAGAGAWTSIGVGAVAVVTSVLMVPRGVPAVLAGLLLPPVLAVAAALGGIALGATVAFSLGRWLGRPYLAGRTARVAPDARLARLQAWLDRDGTRAVVYARILPVFPFGLLNYLFGATSVRLLPFVVGTVCGVAPSTTAYVFVGASADHPGSPAFLLSVGLVALVGSLGLAHAWYTRRRSRRGAATADPVPTA, from the coding sequence GTGAGCTCGCCCGCGCTCCGGGCGGTCGCCCTCGGGCTCCTGCTTCTCGTCCTGGTGGCGGTGCTGCTGACGAGCGGCGTTCCGGAGCCCTCGCAGCTGCGGGCGTTCGTCGCCGGCGCCGGGGCCTGGACGTCGATCGGGGTGGGCGCCGTTGCGGTGGTCACGTCGGTGCTGATGGTGCCGCGCGGGGTGCCCGCCGTGCTGGCCGGGTTGCTGCTGCCGCCGGTTCTCGCCGTCGCCGCCGCGCTCGGCGGCATCGCGCTCGGTGCGACGGTCGCGTTCTCGCTGGGCCGCTGGCTCGGCCGGCCCTACCTGGCCGGACGGACGGCTCGCGTCGCCCCCGATGCCCGGCTGGCCCGGCTGCAGGCCTGGCTCGACCGGGACGGGACCCGGGCGGTGGTGTACGCCCGGATCCTGCCGGTCTTCCCGTTCGGCCTGCTCAACTACCTGTTCGGTGCGACGTCGGTCCGCTTGCTGCCGTTCGTCGTCGGCACCGTGTGTGGCGTCGCGCCGAGCACCACCGCGTACGTGTTCGTCGGCGCGTCGGCTGACCACCCCGGCTCACCCGCGTTCCTGCTCTCGGTAGGCCTGGTCGCGCTGGTCGGGTCGCTCGGCCTCGCGCACGCCTGGTACACCCGGCGTCGTTCCCGCCGGGGTGCCGCTACCGCGGACCCGGTGCCGACGGCGTGA
- a CDS encoding phytase, with protein MSRRPLFLSAVGLTIALLAGTGAAAAESPPRAAVTAAVETPAEFDDEAGGNSDADDPAIWVDPSDPARSLVIGTLKEGGLAVYDLAGRQLQRIAPPAPPTADDAPGRFNNVDVAYGVRLGRTTADLAIVSDRGRDQLRIYRIDGTRAARPLVDVTAPDVPFAFNADQAAVNDQSTAYGLTTTVDGGTAWTVVSRRSSTQLGLFRLVNTARGVSYQRADTLTLPGRFRLPNGTTWTPCDEPGVGPQVEGVVVDPVAGVLYAAQEDVALWKIDLRNHRFGAARIVEKVKEFGVPGTYDAAADECAYGANPGYGGTRITADVEGLAIYADRYLLVSSQGDSGFLVYDRRTLGYLGRYDVTDGAATDGVQHSDGTAVVHTRLNATFPAGLLVVHDGENTPAADGRANTNFKLLDWRAVAKPLRLAVTPSAPGPR; from the coding sequence ATGTCCCGCCGCCCACTGTTCCTGAGCGCCGTCGGCCTCACGATCGCGCTGCTCGCGGGGACCGGCGCAGCCGCCGCCGAGTCTCCCCCGCGGGCGGCCGTGACCGCTGCGGTCGAGACCCCGGCCGAGTTCGACGACGAGGCCGGGGGCAACTCCGACGCCGACGACCCGGCGATCTGGGTCGACCCGAGTGACCCCGCCCGCAGCCTGGTGATCGGCACGCTCAAGGAGGGCGGCCTCGCCGTCTACGACCTCGCGGGCAGGCAACTGCAGCGGATCGCCCCGCCCGCGCCTCCGACGGCCGACGACGCCCCGGGTCGCTTCAACAACGTCGACGTCGCGTACGGCGTCCGCCTCGGCCGGACGACGGCGGACCTCGCGATCGTCTCCGACCGGGGCCGTGACCAGCTCCGGATCTACCGGATCGACGGCACCCGGGCCGCCCGTCCGCTGGTGGACGTCACGGCGCCGGACGTGCCGTTCGCGTTCAACGCCGACCAGGCCGCGGTGAACGACCAGTCGACCGCCTACGGTCTCACGACGACGGTCGACGGCGGCACTGCGTGGACGGTGGTCAGTCGCCGCTCCAGCACCCAGCTCGGTCTGTTCCGCCTCGTGAACACCGCACGGGGCGTCAGCTACCAGCGCGCCGACACCCTGACCCTGCCCGGCCGGTTCCGGCTGCCGAACGGCACCACCTGGACGCCGTGTGACGAGCCGGGCGTCGGGCCGCAGGTCGAAGGTGTGGTTGTCGATCCGGTCGCGGGTGTGCTGTACGCCGCTCAGGAGGACGTCGCGCTCTGGAAGATCGACCTGCGGAACCACCGCTTCGGCGCGGCCCGGATCGTGGAGAAGGTGAAGGAGTTCGGCGTCCCGGGCACGTACGACGCGGCCGCCGACGAGTGCGCGTACGGTGCGAATCCCGGCTACGGCGGTACCCGGATCACCGCGGACGTCGAGGGGCTGGCGATCTACGCCGACCGGTACCTGCTGGTCTCCAGCCAGGGCGACTCCGGCTTCCTCGTCTACGACCGGCGGACGCTGGGTTACCTGGGCCGCTACGACGTGACCGACGGTGCGGCCACCGACGGCGTCCAGCACTCGGACGGCACCGCGGTCGTGCACACGCGGCTGAACGCCACGTTCCCGGCCGGGCTGCTCGTCGTCCACGACGGCGAGAACACCCCAGCCGCCGACGGACGGGCGAACACGAACTTCAAGCTGCTCGACTGGCGGGCGGTCGCCAAGCCGCTCCGCCTCGCGGTCACGCCGTCGGCACCGGGTCCGCGGTAG
- a CDS encoding class I SAM-dependent methyltransferase, whose translation MTTTLPSPVRSGERPSRRERFGAAIYDPFLALGERRGMAQRRDRLLAGARGAVLEIGAGTGLNLAHYPSDVRALIVSEPDAGMRAVLERRVGESRVPAVVSPASASALPFEDAAFDTVVSTLVLCTVEDPAAAAAEVRRVLRPGGRFLVIEHVRAVDGSRLARWQHRLAGPWKALAAGCRCDQSTGRVLTDAGFDVETLWRDHWSGMPAIVGPLVVGALAAPDA comes from the coding sequence ATGACCACCACGCTTCCGTCGCCCGTCAGGTCCGGGGAGCGCCCGAGCCGCAGGGAACGCTTCGGCGCGGCGATCTACGATCCGTTCCTCGCGCTGGGGGAGCGGCGGGGAATGGCCCAGCGGCGCGACCGGCTGCTGGCCGGGGCGCGTGGCGCGGTCCTCGAGATCGGCGCGGGCACCGGGCTCAACCTCGCGCACTACCCGTCGGACGTGCGGGCGCTGATCGTGTCCGAGCCGGACGCGGGTATGCGGGCCGTGCTCGAACGTCGAGTCGGTGAATCCCGGGTTCCGGCCGTGGTGTCGCCGGCGTCGGCGTCCGCTCTGCCGTTCGAGGACGCCGCGTTCGACACGGTGGTGTCGACATTGGTGCTGTGCACGGTCGAGGACCCGGCGGCGGCTGCCGCGGAGGTGCGCCGGGTGTTGCGTCCGGGCGGCCGGTTCCTGGTGATCGAGCACGTCCGGGCCGTCGACGGCAGTCGTCTGGCTCGGTGGCAGCATCGGCTGGCCGGACCGTGGAAGGCGCTCGCGGCCGGCTGCCGGTGCGACCAGTCCACCGGCCGGGTGCTCACGGACGCCGGCTTCGACGTCGAGACGCTGTGGCGGGACCACTGGAGCGGGATGCCGGCGATCGTCGGTCCGCTCGTCGTCGGGGCGCTTGCCGCGCCGGACGCGTGA